In Mustela lutreola isolate mMusLut2 chromosome 1, mMusLut2.pri, whole genome shotgun sequence, one genomic interval encodes:
- the NEUROG2 gene encoding neurogenin-2 — translation MFVKSETLELKEEEDVLVLLGSASPASAALTPLSSSADEEEEEELGASGGARRPRGAEVGSGGLGGSPAGAEGCRPARLLGLVHECKRRPSRARTVSRGAKTAETVQRIKKTRRLKANNRERNRMHNLNAALDALREVLPTFPEDAKLTKIETLRFAHNYIWALTETLRLADHCGGGGGGLPGALFSETVLLSPGGASASLSSSGDSPSPASTWSCTNSPAPSSSASSNSTSPYSCTLSPASPAGSDMDYWQPPPPEKHRYAPHLPIVRDCI, via the coding sequence ATGTTTGTCAAATCCGAGACCTTGGAGTTGAAGGAGGAAGAGGACGTGCTGGTGCTGCTCGGCTCggcctcccctgcctctgctgCCCTCACCCCGTTGTCGTCCAGCGCCgacgaggaggaagaggaggagctggGCGCGTCCGGCGGGGCGCGCCGGCCGCGCGGAGCCGAGGTCGGGTCCGGGGGGCTGGGCGGCTCTCCGGCCGGAGCCGAGGGCTGCCGGCCCGCGCGGCTGCTGGGTCTGGTTCATGAGTGCAAGCGGCGCCCCTCCAGGGCGCGAACCGTTTCCCGCGGCGCCAAGACGGCCGAGACGGTGCAGCGCATCAAGAAGACCCGTAGACTGAAGGCCAACAACCGTGAGCGCAACCGCATGCACAACCTCAATGCCGCGCTGGACGCGCTGCGCGAGGTCCTCCCCACGTTTCCCGAGGACGCCAAGCTCACCAAGATCGAGACCCTGCGCTTTGCCCACAATTACATCTGGGCGCTCACCGAGACCCTGCGCCTGGCCGACCACtgcgggggcggcggcggaggcCTGCCGGGGGCGCTCTTTTCCGAGACTGTGTTGCTGAGCCCGGGAGGCGCTAGCGCCTCCCTGAGCAGCAGCGGAGACAGCCCGTCGCCTGCCTCCACCTGGAGCTGCACCAACAGCCCAGCGCCGTCCTCTTCGGCGTCCTCCAACTCCACCTCCCCCTACAGCTGCACTTTATCTCCTGCCAGCCCGGCGGGTTCTGACATGGACTATTGGCAGCCCCCACCTCCCGAAAAGCACCGCTACGCACCTCACCTCCCCATAGTCAGGGACTGTATCTAG